From Deltaproteobacteria bacterium, the proteins below share one genomic window:
- a CDS encoding MBL fold metallo-hydrolase, which produces MTIQEMLDRMAWLGHDTFRIDGSKTVFFDPYDIKTAAAADLVLVTHEHFDHCSPDDIQKLLTPETVIVTEKDSARKLSGTIEIMKPGDSLTIGGVIIEAVPAYNVDKNFHPKKNGWLGFVLEMDGVRIYHAGDTDFIPEMNDLNVDIALLPVSGTYVMTADEAVEAALAIDPGVAVPMHYGAIVGNAGNAEVFEQKLAGRVDVRIY; this is translated from the coding sequence ATGACAATTCAGGAAATGCTGGACCGCATGGCTTGGCTGGGACACGACACCTTCAGGATCGACGGCTCCAAAACCGTGTTTTTCGATCCCTACGATATAAAAACGGCCGCCGCGGCCGACCTGGTGCTGGTCACCCATGAACACTTCGACCATTGCTCCCCCGACGACATCCAGAAACTCCTGACGCCGGAAACCGTCATCGTCACGGAAAAGGACTCCGCCCGCAAGCTTTCCGGCACCATCGAAATCATGAAGCCGGGAGACAGCCTGACCATCGGCGGTGTCATCATCGAAGCCGTCCCCGCCTATAACGTCGACAAAAATTTCCATCCCAAGAAAAACGGGTGGCTGGGATTCGTTCTGGAAATGGACGGCGTCAGAATTTACCATGCCGGCGACACCGATTTCATACCGGAAATGAACGACCTGAATGTCGACATCGCCCTGCTGCCGGTTTCCGGCACCTACGTCATGACGGCGGATGAAGCCGTGGAAGCGGCCCTGGCGATCGATCCCGGCGTAGCCGTACCCATGCACTACGGCGCCATTGTCGGAAACGCCGGCAATGCCGAGGTGTTCGAACAAAAGCTCGCAGGCAGGGTCGACGTCCGCATCTACTAA